Proteins encoded together in one Telopea speciosissima isolate NSW1024214 ecotype Mountain lineage chromosome 4, Tspe_v1, whole genome shotgun sequence window:
- the LOC122659085 gene encoding vacuolar iron transporter homolog 4-like — MAPLEVEATSNQLPNNDVEQQIDQEIKVNYSQRAQWLRAAVLGATDGLVSTASLIMGVGAVRQDVTSMIVTGFAGMVAGACSMAIGEFVSVYSQYDIEVSEIKRQNKASVDDEKESLDESDKEDLPNPFKAAGASALSFVVGALVPLLSASFIKDYKVRLGVVIALSSLALLVFGGIGAVLGKSPLKRSSLRVLVGGWVAMGITYGLTKLIGLAGL; from the coding sequence ATGGCACCCCTTGAAGTAGAAGCTACTAGCAACCAATTACCAAACAATGATGTTGAGCAACAAATAGACCAAGAAATCAAAGTTAACTACTCCCAAAGGGCACAGTGGCTTAGAGCTGCTGTGCTTGGAGCAACCGATGGTTTGGTCTCCACAGCATCCTTAATAATGGGAGTAGGAGCTGTTAGACAAGATGTTACATCAATGATTGTTACTGGTTTTGCAGGGATGGTCGCCGGAGCTTGCAGTATGGCGATCGGAGAGTTCGTGTCGGTTTACTCGCAGTATGACATAGAGGTGTCTGAGATTAAGAGACAGAATAAAGCTTCAGTTGATGATGAGAAAGAAAGTCTGGATGAGAGTGATAAAGAAGACTTGCCAAACCCATTCAAGGCTGCTGGAGCATCAGCTCTTTCATTTGTTGTTGGAGCTCTGGTGCCACTTCTATCAGCTTCTTTTATAAAGGATTATAAGGTGAGGTTAGGGGTGGTGATTGCACTTTCAAGCTTGGCTTTGTTGGTGTTTGGAGGTATAGGTGCTGTGTTGGGGAAGTCACCTTTGAAGAGGTCTTCTTTGAGGGTGTTGGTTGGGGGTTGGGTGGCTATGGGTATAACTTATGGGTTGACCAagttgattgggctggctggGCTTTAA